In one Lolium rigidum isolate FL_2022 chromosome 3, APGP_CSIRO_Lrig_0.1, whole genome shotgun sequence genomic region, the following are encoded:
- the LOC124698441 gene encoding transcription factor MYB86-like, with product MAKQSCCHKKRLRRGLWSPEEDDKLMNHIAKYGHGCWSSVPKLAGLERCGKSCRLRWINYLRPDLKRGTFSQEEEDLIIHLHSMLGNKWSQIAAQLPGRTDNEVKNFWNSYIKKKLRERGIDPATHKPLAEATTTACRAVFSDAELIPTTATTTPVQDPVEQILDGLKMPMDWSVAPVQSNEVPEYYQVPSLQSFDMGALQQHCGAFPSASSSSTVTGLSPAGADAGANLPWLELGPTDAGSGHIVDHYAGALDELRWSDYFDGAFHAAAPTCQGALQGPCVYDGVKVDDDAAQFDVHGLSNWC from the exons ATGGCGAAGCAGTCATGCTGCCACAAGAAGAGGCTGAGGAGAGGGCTCTGGTCCCCGGAGGAAGACGATAAGCTCATGAACCACATTGCTAAGTACGGCCATGGCTGCTGGAGCTCGGTCCCTAAGCTTGCAG GACTTGAGAGGTGTGGCAAGAGCTGCAGGCTGAGGTGGATAAACTACCTGAGGCCGGACCTCAAACGGGGCACATTCTCACAAGAGGAGGAGGACCTCATCATACACCTCCATTCCATGCTAGGAAACAA GTGGTCGCAGATTGCGGCACAGCTGCCTGGCCGGACAGACAACGAGGTCAAGAACTTCTGGAACTCGTACATCAAGAAGAAGCTCAGGGAGCGCGGCATAGACCCGGCCACCCACAAGCCGCTCGCCGAGGCCACCACCACCGCGTGCCGCGCGGTCTTCAGCGACGCTGAGCTCATCCCGACGACGGCCACGACgacgccggtccaggacccggtggaGCAAATTCTGGACGGCCTGAAGATGCCAATGGACTGGTCGGTCGCCCCCGTCCAAAGCAACGAGGTGCCAGAGTACTACCAGGTACCGAGCCTCCAGTCCTTCGACATGGGCGCACTGCAGCAGCACTGCGGCGCCTTCCCGTCAGCGTCAAGCTCCAGCACGGTGACCGGCCTGAGCCCCGCGGGAGCCGACGCGGGTGCCAACCTGCCGTGGCTCGAGCTCGGGCCGACAGACGCCGGCTCCGGCCACATCGTCGACCACTACGCGGGCGCGCTGGACGAGCTCAGGTGGTCGGACTACTTCGAcggcgccttccacgccgccgccccgACGTGCCAGGGCGCCCTCCAGGGCCCGTGCGTCTACGACGGCGTCAAAGTCGACGACGACGCGGCGCAGTTCGACGTCCACGGGCTAAGCAACTGGTGCTAG